From Cytophagales bacterium, the proteins below share one genomic window:
- a CDS encoding condensation domain-containing protein: METLVSSSNQFYDLSHRERCKLLLYNLHVNSELDLRRESSCLNLLAVINLGQINVSAFAQAFGQMVAGHDNLRAHFIKVGSSFKKVILPTDKVPSLNVVHLEASNVLIQEHLRKDEDWEFELIDSPLWMANLYVKENSEAIFSFSVNHIITDQWSMNVLNHDLWSLYEAILSGADVSVESGLPGAQIGNWEKEQLAIHGESLKDYWKRELSGTLPTFYLQQFYDPAYHHPLIQSYKEELAYECDSNGLSLNVRDFNSLVGNIHRITCYEGPVYRTVYEQSILDSLNEVAAKLGTTFSNLLIVGYKLTLFDLTHKPDIVVGGVWDLRDSEFMNTVGWLAYNFLLRSVIDEEMILSDFIENVEHKTFEVLDHKLFRLDRILELCDVSLEALGTTFINIFHETEEQTITDFSSAYEEENSPCFYDIDCMITRCTNGIEVKFRYKQGLFDRSFIEMLSKRYRRILNKMMDYHYMPINEILTRG, from the coding sequence ATGGAAACGTTGGTCAGTTCTTCTAACCAGTTTTATGATTTATCCCACCGGGAGAGGTGCAAATTACTATTGTATAACCTTCATGTAAACTCGGAGCTAGACCTAAGAAGAGAGTCTTCTTGTTTGAATCTTTTGGCGGTCATTAATCTGGGACAAATCAATGTTTCAGCATTTGCTCAGGCCTTTGGTCAAATGGTAGCGGGACATGATAATTTAAGAGCCCATTTTATAAAGGTGGGTAGTTCATTTAAAAAAGTCATATTGCCTACAGATAAGGTTCCTTCGCTGAATGTAGTTCATTTAGAAGCGTCCAACGTCTTAATACAAGAACACCTTAGAAAAGATGAGGATTGGGAATTTGAACTGATTGATTCGCCTTTGTGGATGGCAAACCTATATGTAAAGGAAAACTCCGAAGCCATATTTTCATTTTCTGTCAATCATATCATTACCGATCAGTGGTCGATGAATGTGCTCAATCATGATCTATGGAGTTTGTACGAAGCTATATTGTCAGGTGCCGATGTATCAGTTGAATCAGGATTACCTGGTGCTCAAATTGGCAATTGGGAAAAGGAGCAATTGGCAATTCATGGAGAATCACTTAAAGACTATTGGAAAAGAGAACTATCAGGCACATTACCAACGTTTTATCTTCAGCAATTTTATGACCCAGCGTATCATCATCCCTTGATTCAATCCTATAAGGAGGAGTTGGCCTATGAGTGCGATTCAAATGGTCTCAGCTTGAATGTCAGGGACTTTAACAGCTTAGTAGGCAACATTCATCGCATTACATGTTATGAAGGTCCTGTGTATCGGACCGTGTATGAACAAAGTATTTTAGACTCTCTTAATGAAGTAGCGGCAAAACTCGGGACTACCTTCTCCAACTTGTTGATCGTCGGTTATAAGCTTACACTGTTTGACCTGACACATAAGCCAGATATAGTGGTTGGTGGTGTCTGGGACTTAAGAGATTCGGAATTCATGAATACGGTTGGATGGCTGGCCTATAATTTTTTATTGAGATCAGTCATTGATGAAGAAATGATATTAAGTGACTTTATCGAAAATGTTGAGCACAAAACCTTTGAAGTCCTGGATCATAAATTGTTTCGATTAGACAGAATACTTGAGCTTTGTGATGTTTCTCTGGAAGCACTTGGGACCACATTCATCAATATTTTTCATGAAACTGAGGAGCAAACCATTACCGACTTTTCCTCTGCATACGAAGAGGAAAATTCACCATGTTTTTATGATATAGATTGTATGATTACCAGATGTACGAATGGAATAGAGGTGAAATTCAGATACAAGCAAGGACTATTTGATAGGTCTTTCATTGAAATGTTGTCAAAGCGATATAGAAGAATTTTGAATAAAATGATGGACTATCATTATATGCCGATTAATGAAATTCTTACCAGAGGATGA
- a CDS encoding alpha/beta fold hydrolase, whose amino-acid sequence MTELQVFFFHFAGGSHYSYGFLKDHLPAQHHYHFLELPGRGRRFDEELITDKNKAVLDLLEQLQVIRNKDIPYVIFGHSMGALMGLWLTFKMKEMGDPPGYLIVSGTAGPGIEEERDEKIHLMDSATFKAKLESMGGIPEEILEEEELFSFFDPIIRADFEVVDPDNFTEGGIKIDCPIYALMGDEEEHHDKIKNWQRYTKQQLNKKIFSGNHFFIHEHPEQVVEVLMTCSKEVTEAQPKTH is encoded by the coding sequence ATGACTGAACTTCAAGTATTCTTTTTCCATTTTGCGGGGGGTAGTCATTATTCCTATGGTTTTCTTAAGGATCATCTTCCTGCACAACACCATTATCATTTTCTTGAACTGCCCGGCAGGGGAAGGAGGTTTGACGAGGAGCTGATCACTGACAAAAACAAAGCGGTTTTGGACCTCCTGGAACAACTACAGGTCATCAGAAATAAGGATATCCCGTATGTCATATTCGGACATAGCATGGGTGCTCTTATGGGATTGTGGCTGACTTTCAAAATGAAGGAGATGGGAGACCCTCCAGGCTATTTGATCGTCTCGGGAACAGCAGGGCCAGGAATTGAAGAAGAGAGAGATGAGAAAATCCACTTGATGGATTCCGCAACTTTTAAAGCCAAATTGGAGAGCATGGGCGGTATTCCCGAAGAGATTTTGGAGGAAGAGGAATTGTTTTCATTTTTTGACCCGATCATCAGAGCGGATTTTGAAGTAGTAGACCCTGATAATTTTACTGAAGGAGGCATTAAAATCGACTGTCCCATTTATGCCCTTATGGGTGATGAAGAAGAACATCACGACAAAATCAAGAATTGGCAACGCTACACTAAGCAGCAGTTAAATAAAAAGATATTTTCGGGCAATCATTTTTTTATACACGAACATCCGGAACAGGTCGTGGAAGTATTGATGACGTGTTCTAAGGAAGTTACTGAGGCACAACCAAAAACCCACTAA
- a CDS encoding cyclic peptide export ABC transporter, whose translation MLKINKLHIVYVILYAIPHTLLHFGIIYIINNVLVGNEAFLKTYMGFVFISFIVYAYLLNVIFQKKLNQYTFKILYDSEKKLFKQLLNAPIKALDKFGSERFYTVMTDLRAFSGLPYVIKETVCSLMLLILGLGYMFTISVVSASIVFSLIVIMTGVYFFIINLMSSQMNKLREYDETYHEYIKDLVDGFKEFKLSLVRRTNVVSKYLNPNRDKSEQLDYKLNYVFLSLSMISEYGLHFVIAVILFILPAFDLISQNEMLIYVIILLFITGPINNLINLQQTYTRFLVAINRVKQFLEDFKAVESKEEKEEQIDKSFELLQMENITFRHKSENGEFVLGPIDFQLRKGEIVFISGGNGSGKSTFINLLSGLYTPENGAIRLNDKVLNSTKDGLHGLIAAIYTDNHLFSNNYEDFPLKGNTRFSELIQLMRLEKIIGTDHEYFTRKNLSKGQSKRLALIFSLLEDKPILILDEWAAEQDPEFRKYFYRELLPQFRAMGKTVLAVTHDDTYFDAADRMIKFEYGRIVN comes from the coding sequence ATGCTCAAAATAAATAAACTACATATCGTATATGTCATATTGTATGCCATCCCACATACATTATTGCATTTTGGTATAATCTACATCATCAACAATGTGTTGGTAGGAAATGAGGCCTTTCTCAAGACCTACATGGGCTTTGTATTTATTTCATTCATCGTCTATGCTTATTTATTAAACGTCATTTTTCAAAAAAAGCTCAACCAGTATACTTTCAAAATCCTCTATGATAGTGAGAAAAAGTTGTTCAAGCAGTTGTTGAATGCTCCCATAAAAGCATTGGATAAGTTTGGAAGTGAGCGTTTTTACACGGTAATGACGGACCTTAGGGCTTTTTCTGGTTTGCCATATGTGATTAAAGAGACTGTCTGTTCCTTAATGCTCCTCATACTGGGATTGGGCTACATGTTTACCATTTCGGTTGTATCCGCGTCCATCGTATTCTCACTGATCGTCATCATGACAGGTGTGTACTTTTTCATCATTAACCTCATGTCTTCTCAAATGAACAAACTACGGGAGTATGATGAGACCTACCACGAATACATCAAAGATTTGGTCGACGGATTTAAGGAATTTAAGTTGAGTCTGGTGAGAAGAACAAATGTTGTCTCCAAATACTTAAACCCCAATCGCGATAAATCTGAACAACTCGACTATAAATTGAACTACGTATTCCTTTCGTTGAGTATGATCAGTGAGTACGGATTACACTTCGTCATTGCAGTGATTTTGTTCATTTTACCAGCTTTTGATCTGATCTCGCAAAACGAGATGCTGATCTATGTGATCATTCTATTGTTTATAACAGGGCCGATCAACAACCTAATAAATCTACAACAGACCTATACGCGATTTCTGGTAGCCATCAATCGGGTAAAACAATTTCTTGAGGACTTTAAAGCAGTAGAAAGTAAAGAAGAAAAAGAAGAGCAGATAGACAAAAGTTTCGAGTTGCTTCAAATGGAAAATATCACCTTTCGGCACAAAAGCGAAAATGGTGAGTTTGTCCTCGGACCAATAGACTTCCAACTGAGAAAGGGTGAAATTGTGTTTATTTCTGGAGGAAATGGGTCAGGTAAAAGTACCTTCATCAATTTGCTATCAGGCCTTTACACACCGGAAAATGGTGCAATTAGGTTAAATGACAAGGTTCTTAATAGTACTAAAGATGGTCTGCATGGACTCATTGCGGCCATTTATACGGATAATCATCTTTTTTCTAATAACTATGAAGATTTTCCCCTTAAAGGAAACACCAGATTCAGTGAGTTAATCCAACTCATGAGATTAGAAAAAATAATTGGCACGGATCATGAGTATTTTACTCGAAAAAATCTATCAAAAGGCCAGAGTAAAAGATTAGCCCTGATTTTTTCGTTACTTGAAGATAAACCGATCCTTATATTAGACGAATGGGCGGCAGAACAAGATCCTGAGTTCAGGAAATACTTTTACAGAGAACTATTGCCACAATTCAGAGCAATGGGGAAAACCGTATTAGCGGTAACACATGACGACACTTATTTCGACGCAGCTGATAGAATGATCAAGTTTGAGTACGGTCGGATTGTGAATTGA
- a CDS encoding cupin-like domain-containing protein produces the protein MSLNKNQIFSAIPNIDSARELPVLNALTVSEKEFKREFVDRSQACLIKGAVSHWDAVSKWTNQDFWLHEISDFKVGTFTNHNYNDQEWMKEKVEIMGFHSAIQRLFSGENKIFSIPTVELTKIEGLAKAVDSLGTFEFLSDPTGPRAYPKLRAFMYKGAATGWHFHDFDETLMCQVAGTKQVALLSPDIENAREIVEFFNKDKYVHGEKLDASFNLSPLVATVEQGDALYIPPYWYHGVVPEDNSIGFTLAYCWGSPLHRLGDFSNFFVRYAYKNILYPITPFSILSPIIGLIAAASFGFNKRFRQL, from the coding sequence TTGAGTCTCAACAAGAACCAGATTTTTTCAGCTATTCCAAATATAGATTCAGCCAGAGAATTGCCAGTTCTGAACGCACTGACCGTCTCTGAAAAGGAGTTTAAACGAGAATTCGTTGATAGAAGCCAGGCATGCCTGATCAAAGGTGCGGTCTCTCACTGGGATGCAGTTTCCAAATGGACAAACCAGGACTTTTGGTTACATGAGATCAGTGATTTTAAAGTAGGGACTTTTACAAATCACAATTACAATGATCAGGAATGGATGAAAGAGAAGGTAGAAATCATGGGATTTCACTCAGCGATTCAGCGGCTATTTAGTGGCGAAAATAAAATATTCAGCATCCCAACAGTTGAACTAACAAAAATAGAAGGCCTTGCTAAGGCAGTTGATTCACTTGGGACATTTGAGTTCCTTTCTGATCCAACAGGGCCCAGAGCTTATCCCAAGTTGAGGGCATTTATGTATAAAGGAGCTGCAACAGGTTGGCACTTTCATGATTTTGATGAAACATTGATGTGCCAGGTAGCCGGCACAAAACAAGTAGCGTTGTTGTCTCCAGATATTGAAAACGCCCGGGAAATCGTTGAATTCTTTAATAAAGACAAGTATGTACATGGCGAAAAGTTGGATGCTTCATTCAATTTGTCTCCTTTGGTGGCTACGGTGGAGCAAGGCGATGCACTTTATATCCCACCTTATTGGTATCATGGTGTGGTACCCGAAGACAATTCAATTGGTTTTACGCTGGCCTACTGTTGGGGTAGCCCACTTCACAGGCTAGGAGACTTTTCTAACTTCTTTGTTAGGTATGCTTATAAAAATATTCTTTACCCAATAACGCCTTTTTCGATTCTCTCACCAATTATTGGATTAATAGCAGCTGCCAGTTTTGGTTTTAATAAACGATTTAGACAATTATAA
- a CDS encoding ABC transporter permease yields MMSFINISGLVIGFSIGILIFQYVNYELSFDEFHANGNETFRLTRSELRNDEILSSGPFTPFSLGVSSLETIPEVVGYSRIHPEESGIVSIKEESRSFEESDILFVDKNFLQLFSYQLLKGDAESCLQGQSNIVISQEAAKKYFGNEDPMGKRLTVSGNWVRSDFIITGVLGNLPSNTHLKFDFLIPMDMLLAHDQYKNSDGWGWTNFVTYLNVDDASSASVVTQKLNRLVDNQIGEELAKANVSWEMTLQSLTDIHLKSDFPEDLAANNGDILNVRILTIIGIFILVIAWANYINLSIGRAIRRAREVGVRKSFGAYKEQIVVQFMAESILLNVLSAMLAIGVSYLLLPALNTIVGVELNLTLFSQPAFWLYAIIILLLGSFLSGFYPAFVIASFHVINALKSEKLQRMGGFALRKGLIIFQFCISLLLISGTYFVYQQIRYMKNKDLGIEMEKILVAKGPRNSDFSASKLRVLKDELKEHNTFESVTCSGHVPSTGFNWRGGVRKLGKAQDQQSDVTVIFVDNEFNSTYDFDFMSGSPFAATMSSHKDGVIINEEAVNMLELGSPEKALEEKLIISAINDTVKIIGVIENFHWSSLKQPNSPYLFAINPYICSYVSSRVTKGGIQESVDHLEETYLSLFPGEPFDYFFLNKEFEKQYKSEVQFGDLLTSFSLLSVIITCLGLFALVTFSTAQRRKEISVRKVHGASLSGLMFLLVREYVILLIIASAISLPVVFYFGQSWMENFAFRKGFDLGVFVFPVLTLAAISFVTILRQILSLARINPTEALRND; encoded by the coding sequence ATGATGTCCTTCATAAATATTTCAGGTCTTGTCATAGGGTTTAGTATTGGTATCTTAATATTTCAGTACGTTAATTATGAGTTGAGTTTTGATGAATTCCATGCCAATGGAAATGAAACATTCCGACTGACTCGATCAGAATTGCGAAATGATGAAATACTCTCATCCGGACCCTTTACTCCCTTCAGTCTTGGTGTGTCAAGCCTTGAAACCATACCAGAGGTTGTGGGATACAGTAGGATTCACCCTGAAGAAAGCGGTATTGTAAGTATTAAAGAAGAAAGTCGATCATTTGAAGAAAGTGACATACTTTTCGTTGATAAAAATTTCCTTCAACTATTTAGTTATCAATTGCTTAAAGGGGATGCGGAAAGCTGCCTTCAGGGGCAGAGCAACATTGTTATTTCTCAAGAAGCAGCTAAGAAGTATTTTGGGAATGAGGATCCAATGGGCAAAAGATTAACCGTAAGTGGAAATTGGGTTAGAAGTGATTTTATAATAACGGGGGTATTAGGGAACCTACCCTCTAATACACACTTAAAGTTTGATTTTCTGATCCCTATGGATATGCTGTTGGCTCACGATCAGTATAAAAACAGTGATGGATGGGGATGGACCAACTTTGTTACCTATTTGAATGTAGATGATGCCAGCAGTGCTTCAGTGGTTACTCAAAAGCTTAATCGACTAGTAGACAATCAAATAGGTGAAGAATTAGCAAAGGCCAACGTCTCATGGGAGATGACGTTGCAATCTTTGACTGACATACACCTTAAGTCTGATTTTCCTGAAGATTTGGCGGCAAACAATGGAGACATTTTGAATGTGAGAATTCTCACCATAATAGGCATTTTTATTCTGGTGATTGCATGGGCCAACTATATCAACTTATCAATTGGAAGAGCAATAAGAAGGGCACGTGAAGTCGGGGTAAGAAAATCGTTTGGCGCGTATAAAGAACAAATCGTTGTTCAGTTCATGGCGGAATCAATTTTATTAAATGTGTTGTCCGCAATGTTAGCTATTGGTGTTTCTTATTTATTGCTTCCAGCTTTGAATACGATTGTAGGAGTGGAGCTTAATCTTACGCTTTTTAGTCAACCGGCGTTCTGGTTGTATGCGATCATTATTTTGCTGCTAGGATCTTTCCTTTCCGGGTTTTATCCTGCATTCGTCATAGCTTCCTTTCATGTGATCAATGCGCTGAAGTCAGAAAAACTACAACGCATGGGGGGCTTTGCCTTGCGAAAAGGCCTGATCATATTTCAGTTTTGTATCTCCTTATTGTTGATATCAGGCACCTATTTTGTTTATCAGCAGATACGCTACATGAAAAACAAAGACCTGGGTATCGAAATGGAAAAGATACTGGTAGCAAAGGGGCCAAGAAACAGTGACTTTTCAGCGTCGAAGCTACGTGTTTTGAAAGATGAATTAAAGGAGCATAATACTTTTGAGAGTGTAACTTGTTCAGGGCATGTACCAAGTACCGGATTCAACTGGAGAGGCGGGGTGAGAAAATTGGGCAAAGCCCAGGATCAACAATCGGATGTCACGGTGATTTTTGTTGATAATGAATTTAATTCAACCTATGACTTTGACTTTATGTCCGGTAGTCCATTCGCTGCCACTATGTCTTCGCATAAAGATGGTGTCATCATCAATGAGGAAGCTGTAAACATGTTGGAATTGGGATCACCGGAAAAAGCACTTGAAGAAAAATTGATCATCAGTGCAATTAACGATACAGTGAAGATTATCGGTGTGATAGAAAACTTTCACTGGAGTTCCCTAAAACAGCCTAATTCACCTTATCTGTTTGCGATTAATCCTTATATATGTTCTTATGTATCTTCAAGGGTAACCAAGGGGGGAATTCAAGAATCCGTTGACCACCTTGAAGAAACCTATCTTTCTCTTTTTCCAGGCGAACCTTTTGATTACTTCTTTCTAAATAAAGAATTTGAAAAGCAGTATAAATCTGAAGTGCAATTTGGAGACTTGTTAACATCTTTTTCATTGCTATCAGTCATTATTACTTGTTTGGGGTTATTTGCATTGGTCACTTTTTCTACGGCTCAGCGCCGCAAGGAAATCAGTGTGAGAAAAGTCCATGGCGCCAGTCTTTCAGGGTTGATGTTTCTGTTAGTCAGGGAATATGTGATACTGTTGATCATAGCAAGTGCGATCTCTCTTCCTGTCGTTTTTTATTTTGGCCAATCATGGATGGAAAATTTTGCCTTTCGCAAAGGGTTTGATCTAGGTGTTTTTGTGTTTCCTGTCCTCACCCTTGCCGCAATATCGTTTGTGACAATTTTGAGGCAAATACTCTCATTGGCAAGGATAAATCCTACAGAAGCTTTGAGAAACGATTGA